A single Candidatus Thalassolituus haligoni DNA region contains:
- a CDS encoding electron transfer flavoprotein-ubiquinone oxidoreductase, protein MREVMEFDVVIVGGGPSGLSAACRLAQQAQAGGKTLTICVVEKGSEIGAHILSGAILEPRALDELFPDWQARGAPLNTPVTKDDVYLLHSERGTVKVPSRMVPVTMHNTGNYIISLGNLCRWLAEQAEQLGVEIYPGFAATEVLFNDDGSVKGIATGDMGVTAKGEQGPAYTPGIELSARYTLFAEGCRGHLGKQLIERFQLDTDADVQHYGIGLKELWDINPDLHRPGLVVHGTGWPLSGDTTGGFFCYHLENNQVVVGLIVDLNYSNPWVSPFDELQRLKHHPALSQYLQGGTRVSYGARAITKGGFNSLPKMNFPGGLLIGCDAGTLNFSKIKGTHTAMKSGMLAAETIFTALQNDSQGGEDLTDFADRFKSSWLYDELFQSRSFGSAMHKFGPLLGGAFNLLDQNLFKGALPFTLHDRKPDFSCLKLAAQSPGIAYPKPDNKLSFDKLSSVFVSNTNHAEDQACHLVIKDPSIPIDSNLPMYAEPAQRYCPAGVYEVVDDVGGQRLQINSQNCLHCKTCDIKDPAQNITWVAPEGGGGPNYPNM, encoded by the coding sequence ATGCGTGAAGTGATGGAGTTTGACGTTGTCATTGTTGGTGGTGGCCCTTCTGGGTTATCCGCTGCATGTCGCTTGGCTCAGCAGGCTCAGGCAGGAGGAAAGACTCTGACGATTTGCGTCGTTGAAAAGGGGTCTGAAATAGGCGCTCATATTTTGTCTGGAGCGATTCTCGAACCCCGCGCATTGGACGAGTTGTTTCCCGACTGGCAGGCACGGGGAGCACCACTCAATACTCCAGTGACCAAAGATGACGTCTATCTGCTTCACAGCGAGCGTGGCACAGTGAAAGTTCCCAGCCGTATGGTGCCTGTGACCATGCACAATACGGGTAACTACATTATCAGTCTTGGAAATCTGTGTCGTTGGCTGGCGGAGCAGGCAGAACAGCTGGGGGTTGAAATTTATCCGGGTTTTGCAGCCACGGAAGTTTTGTTTAACGACGATGGCAGTGTTAAAGGTATTGCCACTGGCGATATGGGAGTAACGGCCAAGGGTGAGCAGGGGCCAGCCTACACTCCAGGTATTGAACTGAGCGCTCGTTATACCTTGTTTGCTGAAGGCTGTCGGGGGCACTTGGGTAAACAACTGATTGAACGCTTTCAGCTGGATACTGACGCCGATGTTCAACACTACGGCATTGGTCTTAAGGAGCTTTGGGATATTAATCCTGATCTGCATCGGCCTGGGCTGGTGGTTCACGGTACTGGCTGGCCATTGAGTGGTGATACCACTGGGGGTTTTTTTTGTTATCACCTCGAAAACAACCAAGTGGTTGTTGGGTTAATTGTTGACCTGAACTACAGCAACCCTTGGGTCAGTCCATTTGATGAGTTACAGCGTCTCAAGCACCACCCTGCATTGTCGCAATATCTACAGGGAGGGACTCGGGTATCTTACGGTGCTCGGGCGATTACCAAGGGTGGATTCAATTCGTTGCCGAAGATGAATTTTCCTGGCGGTTTACTGATTGGCTGTGACGCAGGCACTCTAAACTTCAGTAAAATTAAGGGCACTCATACCGCGATGAAGTCAGGAATGTTGGCAGCTGAGACGATCTTTACAGCACTGCAAAACGACAGTCAGGGCGGGGAAGATCTGACTGATTTTGCAGATCGATTCAAGAGTAGCTGGCTTTATGACGAATTGTTTCAGTCTCGTAGCTTTGGCTCTGCTATGCATAAGTTTGGCCCCCTGCTGGGTGGTGCTTTTAATCTGCTGGATCAGAACCTGTTCAAGGGAGCTTTGCCGTTTACTCTACATGATCGCAAACCGGACTTTAGTTGCCTCAAACTGGCTGCTCAGAGTCCTGGGATTGCCTATCCTAAGCCGGATAACAAGCTGAGCTTTGATAAACTGTCCTCTGTGTTTGTTTCCAACACAAATCATGCCGAAGACCAGGCGTGTCATTTGGTGATTAAAGACCCATCAATACCGATTGATAGCAACCTGCCCATGTATGCAGAACCTGCGCAGCGTTATTGTCCAGCAGGTGTGTATGAGGTGGTCGATGACGTTGGCGGTCAGCGGTTGCAGATTAATTCCCAAAACTGCTTACATTGCAAAACGTGTGACATTAAAGACCCCGCTCAGAACATTACGTGGGTAGCACCGGAAGGTGGCGGTGGACCAAATTACCCTAATATGTAA